Genomic segment of Scyliorhinus torazame isolate Kashiwa2021f chromosome 7, sScyTor2.1, whole genome shotgun sequence:
gcaagtgaaagtcccatctcttcccttgtccaaatatatacaacattggctcattTAGcatatacaccagcacgcagtgaaaaaatacagttacatgaggctacatcggtacatgaccatttctcaattcagccacagcccttctgccttcgcaaactcctccgctgcttccgccatcccaaaataaaagtccttggatttgtaggtcaccctcaacttagctggatatactatgccgcaccacaccttactgatgtacagtgccttcttcactgcAATAATGTcttttccacttccttcagtgtctcactttGCTCCCACACCTCCGCCACTACACTCAATACCGCAgccctcactggggcaatcgcctcctccaccagcactttcaatactgcccccatctccttcctcatcgcctccatgtgttttgtgaactgccttatgAGTTCCTCGGCCATcaccgtagtcatttcttcagccgtgggaaatgcggcctcccctggtgctccagcctccgcttttctTGCTGTCCCCTCAGTGACCTTTCCaccccccgacggactttcagccatTTTTTTCATGGCCGTTGTTTTACTTATTtttgacatttcccttcactgtgccttctccctgcaattgccacctctgttgcccctgggaccgggcattaaaccccgaaaatgccgttcccgaacgggagccttccaatgtgcagctgcctcccgcccgccgtcaccggaagttcccAAAGTGGAAGAAACATAACAACATCATATTTGGCAAATTGCGGCAGCCTCGAGCATTTTTATCATTCAACAGCGGTTTCACTGAAGAGGCATCATGTCTGGCAGAGGAAAAGGAAGCAAAGGACTGGGAAAAGGCGGAGCAAAGCGACACCGCAAAGTGCTTCATGATAAGATCCAGGGTACCGCCAAACCAGCAATCCGCCACCTGGCTCACCGTGGAGGGGTCAAGCAGACCTCAGGTTTGATCTATGAGGAAACTCGTGGGGTGttgaaggttttcctggagaatgtgatcagggatGCAGTCACCTACACTGAACTCGCCAAGCGCAAGACGGTTACTGCCATGGATGTGGTTTACACTCTGAAACGCCCAGGCTGCACTCTCTATGGATTTGGTGGCTGAGAAAAAAACATGTATCCCTGCTGATTCTGCAAACATATTTCTCCCCATGGAACTTTCTCCCCTAAAATGCTGTGGAGATTAGGTCAATTGATACTTTCAAAGCTCAGACTGAGAGATTTTCTTTCTCAGCCAAATGTATTAAAGATTATAAAACcaaagtgggtaaatggagttaaggtGAAGAGCATAAATGATCTGATTTAATGGATGAACtgaggttcgatgggctgaatggccatcttctgttACTCTGTTCCTATTGTTTCCACCGGGCAGGACAACATTAATGAAAGAGGGCAACATTTGATGTTATCAAAAGCCCCCAAACTTCTCCGCCACAAGTTGCTGAACCAGAATCCTGATTTTGTTTGAAGGGAATTAGTGAGTTGTTTGCAAAAGATTATTATTGAAAGGTAAAAGAACAAACAGGAGATGACTAATTAGGGAGTAGAGAAATTATGGGTGTGGAGTTGATGGATCAAATCATCGGTTTCTGAGTTGTAACATTCTATATTGATGGATGCAACTggataatttttttcccaattatttAAATGACAAGACTCTAAAAAACAGCCTTTTGTTGCtcaatctctttaaaaaaaaatttttaaggggcaatttagcgtggtcaatccacctaacctgcacatctttgggttgtggggatgaaacccacacagacatggggagaatgtgcaaactccatacggacagtgacccagggccaggattcgaacccgggtcctcagcgctgcagtcccagtgctaaccactgcaccgcataCCGCCCTGCAGTTCAATGTCAATGTATCTTTGTATGTATGTACCTTTAGATAATAATGCAGCAGGAAGTATCATTCAAACACAAATAATTAGTTAATTAGGGACAACAACAACAATTCAGATATAATGAGGAAATGTGGTAATATTCAGAAAGTCAGGCAACACTGGTGGCGAGAAACACATTTCAGGTCAatcacctttcatcagaactggagaaTTGTAATAGGTTTTAAGTAGGTGAGATGGGAAATGTGGAAGAAGAATATAGGGTGGGTCCATGATAGGGTGGAAGGCGGGAGACGTTAAATAACAAAAGAGCTGTTTGTGCAGcatcaaagggagtggtaatggaaCAGGTAGCAAAACAAAAGATGTGTCCAGAGGAGACGTGAATGGAAGAATAATGAACAGCAACTGTCCAAAGCAAAAATAGGAGCTAAACAAAACATGGCAATGAACGATCCTGATTTTCTCTTGCTACGCCTTTTACATTGCATATTTTTTCTATCTTTAATTTTTCTTTCCACATTTGTCATTGATCTTCATTCCACTGGTGGCCCTCATGGTTAACAACTTTCATATCTAATCCACAAGACATTTTAACGTCCTCACCCCTCTACATAGATGTCTTACACTTTCTAGTGCTCAGTTCAGCTGCCTGTGTCAGATTGCCTCTAGTCGAACATTGTTGGAAGCACTCAAGGACTGCCTTAGATCCTGACTGTACAATCTAGGCTGATATTCTAGTACTCTTCTGGGGGAATGCTGCTCATGGGAGGATGAAAGGTAATTTAAGCTCTGAGAAATAATGGTCATAACGCACTGAAGTAGAGTAGTTGATCCTGGAGAAAATTTTTTCCTCAACTAATACCTATCACAGCTGTTAAGTCATTTTATTAAAAAACATTAGTGCAGAATGGCTGCTGAATTTTCCCACAATAACGAAATTGATTACTTGTATGATGCACATCTGGACAATTTAATATTATAGATTTTGCCTATATGCAAGTATCGCAACCTTTGCATTTCACTCAGAGTCTTATGGAATTTTATGCAGTCTTCCTTATTCTCTCAGTATGCATTCTGTAAAGTGCTGTACCCTTCTCTGCAGGTAGAGGGCCAATTAATCAATTGGGACTATTTCAGTGTCTCTGATATTTTGTAgttcatagagttcatagaattgtttttcatagaatccctacagtgcagaaggaggccattcagcccatcaggtatgcaccgatcctctgaaagagcacccaaccactcaccccccccatacccacctaacctgcacatccctggacactgaggggcaatttagcatggccaatccacctaacctgcacatctttggactgtgggagaaaaccggagcacctggaggaaacccacgccgacacggggagaacgtgcagactccacacagccagtcacccatggccggaattgaaccttggtccctggcgctgtgaggcagcagtgttaaacactgTGCTACCCAGCCGCCCAGTCATAATGTGTGTAGATAACTTACACACACTATAAAGAGCTGGACAGTTTCACAATATGAGGCAAATTGGGTAACTTTGACTCCCAGTAGCATTTCCTGGTTCTCTTTTGTTGTAGATGTGATGGAAAGAAGAGCAGATGGATGTGCAAGGGACATACATCGGGAGATCAGGAGAGAATCTTCGAAGCACATGGAGGGGGAGTCAAAGGCACATCGAGGTGAAGCTCGGAGGTTAAAATAGCTTGGCCATTAACAAATGCATATAAGGCACCCATCATTtgtgtttttggagagttagcccgcgcccatttgtccccagataatatggccaaatggacccaaattctagtctcccacgccacagaagcaggacgaaaagcttgcgcaaattatgacccctcagatgaggcccacaatgaaaaatgggttttgaagagattgtcccgcgcttggaagcaatcaattgcaggcaaaaccacatttatagcatctgatgaagagcaggcagggatgaacccagttaaagcgcaccagaaccccgcatgggtaaatgagggcaggaacagcccaccccagcccaaagttcaggaatgttacaattgtggacagctaggacactttgcacgagagtgcaacgtgccccagaagcagcagagaaaccaacagacaggcaccctaaacaggaatagggcaaagccgatccatagcgttagcgcctgttcagagaaTGCAGATATGAACGGTACCGACTGaccgtgttcgggctccccaacttgggtttgcgacaccctttgggacaagtccggtagacgagtagtggcaggcaaagttcggggacaacccgtagaatttctttgggactcaggagggtctcgcaccacactcaattcctccacgatgtttcagtgagacacatggcccacaacagacaccatcacactcagcggctttacaggccatttacaacagggacacatcccacagcccctatagcaatacaaataggtaacatcacgactaagcaccccgtagttttggttgatctgccccagacagcagaacatatccttgggatcgatttcatgagctcccctaacctttcttttgacccagttaacaagtgtgtttggaaaatggcaaaggcagcatgagcccccgcctagctcacagtaggagagtacgtaaacaggattagctcagtcggagacttctggtttgaccctcgaaccattagtgcagacaaatagattagggcagtcctgcaggaacataaagcaacatttgcacagcacaagcacgactgtggcagtttggctggctttgtgaacattacaggtcccggccctaaaccccagaagcagtacggatttccccaggaagcagagggagcaaTCTCCAAAgtcatagagagtttgttggatcaaggcatactcagatcagtagcctccacaaacaacgcaccaatttggcccgtcaggaaaccggatggatcatggcgactgaccattgattaccgggaactgaacaaagtaaccccagcagcagcccccaccatagccacgagtcccgagaccatgctcaaatagggactccagtcaaatatcttttcggttttggacattagttacggcttttggtccattccattagctaaagcgtgccagtacaaatttgcctttaccttccaagggcaacagtacacgtggacgtgccttccacaaggattccacaactccccctccattttccaccgacagctggcaaatggtttagcaaacttttcccgccccgattgtctggtccagtatgtagatgacttgttattacagacagacacaaagggagagcacatttcgcttctcgccgaactccaagCACACCTAaacgaaattggttgtaaagtcaaccccaagaaggcccagattttgaaagagaaagtgatttacttgggaacagtgatcactcatggtaagcacgagatcgagcaaaagagaattgactcgatcgtcaaattgccgcttCCCCATAATATCTCAGccttccggtcatttttaggactggttggctactgcctaaACCATATTaatggtttcgccactaaagcagcgcccctatccgaccttctcaagaagcaagcaccttgggaatggcttccacagcgtatggatgctgtggatgctttaaaaagagccctcagcacagcctccgcactacaggtcccagatccactttccccatacgcaatcgaggttgcaagcaccgaccgaaccctttcggccgtgctcctccaggaacgccatgaccaattacgccccgtagcatacgcctcacgagtgttagaccccgtagagcaaggattttctgcctgtgaaaggcacctgctcgcagttttttgggcagtacaatacttcgcctacattacaggactcaaccccatcaccatcctcacagaacacaccccgacacagctattgttagacggccgacttaagggtGGCACAGTCAGTCAAATCCgaacagcccattggacccttcttttacagggacgggacatcacagtaaaacaaaccaagatccacaccttccttgccgataatttgcagtatgtagGCAccgctcatgaatgtgagatcatcaccacgaaacagaacactggcccatttattcccaaaacacctcccaggaaaacaggtagtacaccccagagaccccagcccacagtcacatgcgcacccctgaagatttatgtggatggctcctccacattgtgaaatggaaagagaattaccggttgcggaatttatgtagaggacgcacagggacgcgccctagatgagattgcattaaagttgccaggacacttaggctcgcaggcagcagaactggcagcggtTGCatacattgtgggccaccccaactcgttcccgaccccagcagacacctattcggacagcttgtatgtctgtaatagtttgacggaattcctacacctgtgggaaacaagaggatttgtttccgcggacggtaaacccctaccctcagccccattactccgccatattttagagacagcgaaggatcgagaatatggaataattaaggtttgcagccatcaccgttcttcccccccggtaacgttaaagcagacaccctagcgaaggcaggcaccaggcatggttatttttggaacccccccgaaagcaccccagtacacgcagttcaggtctcacaggccaacattcaggatttagcgaagtcacagaaagaggatgagaaactcagggaagttttaaaggataCCTTCCcagcccgtatgataaatacaagaatgcaataaccacacatgacggtgtgattttaaaggatggcatttatatagagggcagtcactgccctcacgcatgaaaatgcggttaaacaattgctagagaacataaaggcagcccaactcgcaaccgctgtgagacttgggaccagggagaaacagagcaaggcttgtttcgacactgagtttacagtagggcaacaagttatgctttccctttacaaccccagttcattccttatcccaaattttccggaccgtactccatttcggacaaagtcagcccctcagtatataaaataacctatcccaatggtaagtctgcgtgatttcatataaaccagctcaaggcttacggctcacagaataaccacacacaccacatcctgctcgcagcagcagatgatcacgccctgcccacagatgacgttttcctaccctcccccaaccagtccagcccgccctcagacacgacttcaactccacccccagaggcacaactccgtctctcccttccctcaaccagcagcgacagcgacagtgatagcgatcacgatgacgatagccacagcacaccacgttatgactatacccctgtaccaaGCCCCacccccagcgaatctgagcatgattccactgacccctttgagATTATATATATCAAAGCccttgacccagacccaccgcccgacgattacggattgaaaactagtagctccaacctcgacacactatTCTGGCACCAagtcaattcgttcaggctcatctggaatgatgagatggaccccaattcgccccaagcagctttagcatggttactacagtcaagagtttggcagcgggAGAAGGAGATGacacagagtctgactcccaccaaacaaatccccttgcgaccctgttcgctattgagtagtaaggtgtccagatgatggagcaaaaaggaaccgatggagagatacggtgtcctttctgatggaacctgcaccatgtttgttgaatgtttgtttgttagtgttaacgttaaatgttgttcgtaaacccgaaagttttcacggccccacgtcaccacccctttgatgcccaatggctgttagatgaactagtttgtccccagaaacttgttaatggaacaattaatttgagaggcagccccccacgacgactacACTCttgcccattcttgccggttgctcaggcagtggagaaatggcattggtccccgccctgcctgagaaccctccctctggtcagctacgctcgggtagagcacacatggcattgatcctacccggggattccacccatttcttacccgccgcggcccatacgcaccccattttggctcatttcgttcaaaattcttttgtttggttttggcaaaccttaggttgcttccgtatgctatttacatcctacaatacgaggatggtagatcacacaggctgcaaaACGGCTCGCAGTATGTCAgtaatttttctcggatgtcttgtccaaatatttggtttaaaaataaataaatgagggagtcacagatggtgaccaattataaagggaaattggcaacaaaggacagacagacagacatacgagatcttaagcaagataataacagaaattatgcttgcgttcacagaactccggaacctcaggaaccccagaggaagacaaagaagaagaccgacaaagatgaagacagccttcgtgttcacatggatctcagcgggatcccttcagttgcgcgcggacgctacccccctgacccctaccacacaagctgtgaatgattcccacccctgcaatacatggagccccgagataactagccccgcaacagctagcaataccccgaccttgtGTGGTcggaagtttatcacctggtactcactctcatatgtagtcgaagcactcttagtgctggcgatactttgcagtgttgtgcaaacgtttagagttaggaaatggtgaaagagagcatatcgctctcgcaccccggtatacaggtttaggtcccccattttcggatttcaccagacccccgaacacattgggatggattaaagttgaacttactaactggtgtatcgagtctgtgatcagtattcggttctgaaccttgtggcgatgtcaaaagatacctggcgactcttgagcaaacataattaaacagagccaaattaagagataacaccaaagagagcaacaacctTTCACCCCTGGAGTCATAGTCATGGAGTTATAGAGGTTTACggaatgaaaacaggcccttcggccgaaccTGTTCAagctgcccagtttttactactaagctagtcccaattgcccgcatttggtccataactctctatacccatccttctgatataactgtctaaatgctttttaaaagacaaaattgtacacgcctctactactgcctctggcagctcgttccagacacacatcactgtgtgaaaaaattgcccctctggaccctttcgtatttccccctctcaccttatacctatgccctctagttttagactcccctactttgggaaaagatgttgactacctacctaatcaatgcccctcattattttatagacctctatagcaTCATCCCTAAGCCTCATACGCTCTAGGGAAAAAAGTTGCAGTctatccagcctttccttataactcaaacaatcaaatcctggtagcatcttagtaaatcttttctgcactctttctagtttaataatatcctttctataattagttgatcagaactgtacacagtattccaagtgtggccttacaagACGTCCCAacccctgtattcaatgttctggtcAATGAaatcaagcatgctgaatgccttctttaccaccctaTCCATCTGTGACtcaaccttcaaggagctatgaatctgtactcctTGATCTCTTTGTTCCTTAACTCTTCCCAACAccttaccattaactgagtaggtcttgCCCCAattcaaaatgcaccacctcacatttatttaaattaaactccatctgccattcatcagggACAGATGGAACGATGGGTTATGAGGGACAGATGGAACGATGGGAATGGTGATCAGGGTGTTGCTGAATTAGATGGACCGGGTCTCTGTTGTCGTTCTTCTTCTGTTTGTTGATGTGACACATGTTAGAAATCAGAAAAGGAGAAATGGGCAGGGATGGATAGCCATTGCACTTCAGAAGAAATTGTGAGATTATGCATTTGCATTTTAGAAGTGAGACAGATGTGCAGAGTTTCTTGTCTAATCTTCAGCTGGCCTCATCTGTTACTCACTGCTTTACACCCCAATCCCCTGCCCACCCTCCCGAACATAGGCAGACCCGTGCAATCTGGAGCTTCTTCCTCATAAATTGAGAGGTTGAAAAGTTCAGTTCTTCCACGAGGGTTGACTTAGATTATAGGCTATTTTCTTCTTTAAAAATATGGAAGAGCATGTGAAGACCCACTGTTTGTGATCATATGGACTCCAAGCAAGgcttcgaatcatagaatcatagaatttacagaaggaggccattcggaccatcgagtctgcactggcccttacaaagagcaccctactcaagcccaagtatctaccctatccccgtaacccgtaaccgtaacccagtaacccccacttaacctttttggacactaagggcaatttagcatggccaatccacctaacccgcacatctttggactgtgggaggaaaccagagcacccggaggaaacccacacagacacgggtagaaagtgcagactccgcacagacagtgacccaagccgggaatcgaacctgggaccctggagctgtggagcaactgtgctaaccactatgctaccgtgctgccccttgattaCTACTCAATTAGGGTGAAAACAGGTGcaagaaataaataaatattagGTGAATCTTCACAAATTCCACTTAAGGTATGCTGAGAGAGAAGGAACATCAACAGGGTAAGGAAGTGGCTATGAAGAGCCTCATGCTTACTAGCGGATATTTATAGGCAGCTCCAAATGGTGTAAAACATGGAGGACAAGGTAAATGGAAATGTTAAACCAACTCCTAACATTAGGCATTCTAATGGTTCACATAATTGCCTTTTCCTTGGTTAACCTGGTGAGATCACTAAGATTTCTCATCATTGAGTGGGCATGAAGAGGTTGCAGGAGATGGTGACCTGGTGCCTTTCAACTTGCCCTCCCTGTGCCTCCTTCTCTCTGAGTCACATTATTGCTGCCTCCTTTGTCAATGCTTTCCCAATAACACTTCAACTGAATTGTCTGGCAATTTGGGAGCTCTGTGCCCCAAGCTACCAGAATCAGAGATAGTAATTCTAAATTGTtgttgttggggatggggggaggggggcgcgtagTTTCAGAATTAGGGCTCTTCCATTCAAGATGGAGATGAACAGGAATGTCTCCCCTCATGTGgctgtggatctttggaattctctaccctcagAGATCTATGGTGGTTGAGTCACTGATTGGTATTCAAGGCTGAATCTTTGAATTATAGGGGGGTTAAAtgttatggggaacaggcaagaAAGCAAAGTTGAACACAAGGTTAAATTAGGGACTGTTGTTTTGCAGGAAAAGGACAATGGAATTTTTCCAAACGCATAAATGACTTCCTGACAATAAATTATCAAAGCTGCAGAATAATAAAGGCTAAAAACTATGGATGCTGAATAAAAGAAAGTATCAGTGGAGAAAGATATGGAGTTAATGTTTAGGTCCAATATGGCTCCTCTTGGGAACCTAATTGCAGAAGTATGCTAAAGGTAACATTAGTTAACACCTTCCAGAACTGACGAGACAATTAGTGATTATTTTCTCTCAGTGGGAAATTCATACAGCTGGTTCCATTACCATTTCAAAGATTTTTCTACCGTCTCCATGCTACAAGATTTGTCAATAAAAGAACAGGGGAACATGCTGGACATCTCAACTGATGGCATTGACTGAAGATTGAACACGGGCGGTGGCGGGGGTTGTTGCGATGTGGCAggcggtgagagatgacatggtcaggggcggagaacggggccatctgggatgggctaggtatagggtggaattaaggggatggaagttaagtggggaagatgacggacggtagaggggattggaggcccaaGCCTCcagtaaggctggtaacgtggaacgtccagggactgaatgggccggttaaaaggtcgcgggtgttggtgcacctcaggagcttgaaagcgggagtggtctttctgcaggagccgcgcctccatgtgaaggaccaggttaggttaaggaaggtgtGGGTCAGGCAGATTTTTCActcgggtttgatttgaaatcgaggggagttcgattttaatgagcaataaaatgggatttgtgagtgcgaatgaggtgagggatccgggtgggagatgtgtgattgtgagtggggcatTGGAAGGGGAgcaggtggtgttggtaaatgtgtatgccccaaattgggatgatgtgggttttatgagggggttgctggcagcaatcccggatttggccacgcaccaattGATCATGGGTGGAGATTTAAACTTATCCTAGAGCCGATAGTGGTTAGGTTGAGCCCCAGGGCGATGGGTagagtacgaatggcaagggagctggggtttacggagaggatgggtatggtggatccatggcgctttcagaacccagagggaagggagcattccttcttttcacacatctataaggtgtattcgaggcttgattactttgtagtgagtcggagaattttggttggggtggagagggtagagtatgtggggatagttatcttggaacatgcaccccactggctggatattcagtTCAGTACAGgaagagagcagaggccggggtggaggtttgattcagggttgttggcggatggaggtttttgtgataaagtGCGGGCAGCAATTAAGGAGTatatggagttgaatcagaatggggaggtgtcagcggccatttttgggaagcactgaaggcagtggtccggggataaATTATTTTGATAAAGGCTCGTGTAGATAGGGAAAGgggggaggaacatgaccgtctagtgagatagtggaggtggacagggagtattcgagggtgcccaacgcggatggattggcgaggaggaaatggttgcaagggcagtttgacaggttgacaatgGGGAGGGCAGAAGGGCAACTACGTAGGGCAAgaggatatgagtatggggagaaggcgagccgcatgctggcgcaccagatgCAGAGGCCTGCTGCATCCAGGGaactattgaagatacggactgaggttggagatgtggtgtcggagccggcgaagataaacgaggcatttagggagtaccaccagggactttacgaggcagatctgaggaggagaggagggggacgtgGGCCGGTTTCTGGATgacctggaatttccccaggtggaggaagcaaagtggcgaggcattggaggagcccctgggactgagggaggtgctgtatagtatc
This window contains:
- the LOC140427317 gene encoding histone H4-like gives rise to the protein MSGRGKGSKGLGKGGAKRHRKVLHDKIQGTAKPAIRHLAHRGGVKQTSGLIYEETRGVLKVFLENVIRDAVTYTELAKRKTVTAMDVVYTLKRPGCTLYGFGG